From one Microbacterium sp. 10M-3C3 genomic stretch:
- a CDS encoding PH domain-containing protein, giving the protein MAFQEVTFRPIPSRVLAVVTIGVCAVGVGVMVWQDPSSALRYAWALVFVGFAAWALFWRPRLAVQEHGVTVVNVLRTTFVSWPAIQRVDTRYALTLFTTNGRVPVWVSPAPGRHRAFGLARADFDGVAESAAGEHGSLRPSDALSTTSGGLAHVIRSHWEQLRDAGLFDSGVEPGATRTTWHVATIATLAVLAAATLAGLLVP; this is encoded by the coding sequence GTGGCGTTCCAAGAGGTGACCTTCCGGCCCATCCCCAGTCGGGTTCTCGCTGTCGTGACCATCGGTGTGTGCGCCGTCGGTGTCGGCGTCATGGTGTGGCAGGACCCGTCGTCCGCGCTGCGATACGCGTGGGCCCTGGTCTTCGTCGGATTCGCGGCCTGGGCGCTGTTCTGGCGCCCGCGCCTGGCCGTGCAGGAGCACGGCGTCACGGTCGTGAACGTGCTGCGCACGACGTTCGTGTCGTGGCCGGCGATCCAGCGCGTCGACACGCGCTATGCCCTGACGCTGTTCACGACGAACGGCCGCGTGCCCGTGTGGGTCAGCCCCGCGCCGGGCCGCCATCGCGCGTTCGGGCTCGCCCGCGCCGACTTCGACGGAGTCGCCGAGTCGGCCGCCGGCGAGCACGGGAGCCTGCGCCCGAGCGACGCCCTGTCGACCACGTCGGGCGGGCTCGCGCACGTCATCCGCTCCCACTGGGAGCAGCTGCGCGACGCGGGCCTGTTCGACAGCGGCGTGGAGCCCGGGGCGACCCGCACGACGTGGCACGTCGCGACCATCGCGACGCTGGCGGTGCTGGCCGCCGCGACGCTCGCGGGTCTGCTCGTCCCGTAG
- a CDS encoding ABC transporter ATP-binding protein, giving the protein MTDTTDIDPTIAREHDQLPETILEVSNLGVEFWVDGQFYPAAIDMSYVVRRGEVLAIVGESGSGKSTSSMALLGLLPDNARVTGSIKLLGRELRGVDDATMRSLRGNDIAVIFQEPMTALNPVYTVGFQISEALRSHDRMMPPAVAKEKAIELLRLVEMPNPEQTFHKYPHQLSGGQRQRAMIAQSISCDPLLLIADEPTTALDVTVQAEILDLLRNLHKRLDSAIILITHDMGVVADLADRIMVMKNGVVVESGSVDAIFHAPQHPYTQQLLAAVPHLGQGVADAEDLVAAVEGLGEVPVEVTEREPERVAEREPVLSFRDVAIEYPKRGRIPAFRAAENISLDIYPGEIMGLVGESGSGKTTLGRAAIGLLPIAEGTLRTVGVDISNARPKDLFPIRRRTGIVFQDPASSLNPRMPIGQSIGEPILLAGEAKGKDLDRRVESLLSQVELPASYRNRFPHELSGGQRQRVGIARALALAPELLIADEPTSALDVSVQARFLDLLQDLQEKLQFACLFVSHDLAVVDILAHRISVMHRGHIVEQGTREEILRAPREAYTRRLIAAVPVPDPEEQALRREARRLVLAGGADEASAADAEVTPAAGGATVADQRRDGGSSAIGG; this is encoded by the coding sequence ATGACTGACACCACCGATATCGACCCGACGATCGCGCGCGAGCACGACCAGCTGCCCGAGACGATCCTCGAGGTCTCGAACCTCGGCGTGGAGTTCTGGGTCGACGGGCAGTTCTACCCGGCCGCGATCGACATGAGCTACGTCGTGCGTCGCGGCGAGGTGCTCGCGATCGTCGGCGAGTCCGGCTCGGGCAAGAGCACCAGCTCGATGGCGCTGCTGGGCCTCTTGCCCGACAACGCGCGCGTGACCGGCTCGATCAAGCTCCTCGGCCGCGAGCTGCGCGGCGTCGACGACGCGACGATGCGGAGCCTGCGCGGCAACGACATCGCGGTGATCTTCCAGGAGCCGATGACGGCGTTGAACCCCGTTTACACGGTGGGCTTCCAGATCAGCGAGGCGCTGCGCTCGCACGACCGGATGATGCCGCCGGCCGTGGCGAAGGAGAAGGCGATCGAGCTGCTGCGGCTGGTCGAGATGCCCAATCCTGAGCAGACGTTCCACAAGTACCCCCACCAGCTCTCGGGCGGCCAGCGTCAGCGCGCGATGATCGCGCAGTCGATCTCGTGCGACCCGCTGCTGCTGATCGCCGACGAGCCGACCACGGCGCTCGACGTCACCGTCCAGGCGGAGATCCTCGATCTGCTCCGCAACCTCCACAAGCGCCTCGACTCGGCGATCATCCTCATCACGCACGACATGGGCGTGGTCGCCGACCTCGCCGACCGCATCATGGTGATGAAGAACGGCGTCGTGGTCGAATCCGGCTCGGTGGACGCGATCTTCCATGCGCCGCAGCATCCGTACACGCAGCAGCTCCTCGCCGCCGTCCCGCACCTCGGCCAGGGCGTCGCCGACGCGGAGGACCTCGTCGCCGCGGTGGAGGGCCTCGGTGAGGTGCCCGTCGAGGTGACCGAGCGCGAGCCGGAGCGGGTCGCCGAGCGCGAGCCCGTGCTGAGCTTCCGCGACGTCGCGATCGAGTACCCCAAGCGTGGACGCATCCCCGCCTTCCGGGCCGCGGAGAACATCAGCCTCGACATCTACCCCGGCGAGATCATGGGTCTGGTGGGGGAGTCCGGCTCGGGCAAGACCACCCTCGGTCGTGCCGCGATCGGTCTGCTGCCGATCGCGGAGGGGACCCTCCGCACCGTCGGCGTCGACATCTCGAACGCCCGGCCGAAGGACCTGTTCCCGATCCGTCGCCGCACCGGCATCGTGTTCCAGGATCCGGCGTCGTCGCTGAACCCCCGCATGCCGATCGGCCAGTCGATCGGCGAGCCGATCCTCCTGGCCGGGGAGGCGAAGGGCAAGGACCTGGATCGCCGCGTCGAGTCGCTCCTGTCGCAGGTGGAGCTGCCGGCCTCGTACCGCAACCGCTTCCCGCACGAGCTGTCCGGCGGCCAGCGTCAGCGCGTCGGCATCGCGCGCGCCCTCGCCCTCGCGCCCGAGCTGCTCATCGCGGATGAGCCCACCTCGGCGCTGGACGTCTCGGTGCAGGCGCGCTTCCTCGACCTTCTGCAGGACCTGCAGGAGAAGCTGCAGTTCGCGTGCCTGTTCGTCAGCCACGACCTCGCCGTCGTCGACATCCTCGCCCACCGCATCTCCGTGATGCACCGCGGCCACATCGTCGAGCAGGGTACGCGCGAGGAGATCCTCCGCGCCCCGCGCGAGGCGTACACGCGACGCCTCATCGCCGCCGTGCCGGTGCCCGACCCCGAGGAGCAGGCGCTGCGCCGCGAAGCGCGCCGCCTCGTGCTCGCCGGCGGCGCCGACGAGGCGAGCGCGGCGGATGCCGAGGTCACCCCCGCCGCGGGCGGTGCGACCGTCGCCGACCAGCGTCGCGACGGCGGCAGCAGCGCGATCGGCGGCTGA
- the typA gene encoding translational GTPase TypA, which yields MAHALRPDLRNVAIVAHVDHGKTTLVDAMLRQTGSFGEHAHVEERAMDSNDLEREKGITILAKNTAITYNGAHTDEPVTINVIDTPGHADFGGEVERGLSMVDGVVLLVDASEGPLPQTRFVLRKALEAKLPVILLVNKTDRPDARIAEVEEESHDLLLGLASDLQDDVPDLDVDALLDVPVVYASGRAGAASRNRPANGELPDNDDLEPLFEAILEHVPAPWYDDDAPLQAWVTNLDSSPFLGRLALLRVFNGKLKKGQTVAWVRSDGSTSTARITELLKTRALERYPAEDAGPGDIVAIAGFPDITIGETIADPEDIRPLPAITVDDPAISMTIGTNTSPLVGKVKGHKLTARMVKDRLDRELIGNVSLKVVDIGRPDAWEVQGRGELALAILVENMRREGFELTVGKPQVVTKKIDGKTYEPFEHLTIDAPEEYLGAITQLLAARKGRMDNMTNHGTGWVRMEFVVPSRGLIGFRTEFLTTTRGTGIANAISHGYEPWAGHIVTRQNGSIVADRSGVVTPFAIIALQERMSFFVQPGDEVYEGMVIGENSRADDMDVNITKEKKLTNMRSSTADTFESMTPPRQLSLEESLEFAREDECVEVTPEKVRIRKVVLDATERGRATARLKRQDANA from the coding sequence ATGGCGCACGCCCTCCGCCCGGACCTCCGCAACGTCGCGATCGTCGCGCACGTCGACCACGGCAAGACGACCCTCGTCGACGCGATGCTCCGGCAGACCGGCTCGTTCGGCGAGCACGCGCACGTCGAAGAGCGTGCGATGGACTCGAACGATCTCGAGCGCGAGAAGGGCATCACGATCCTCGCCAAGAACACGGCGATCACCTACAACGGTGCCCACACCGACGAGCCGGTGACGATCAACGTCATCGACACCCCCGGTCACGCCGATTTCGGCGGCGAGGTCGAGCGCGGCCTGTCGATGGTGGACGGCGTCGTGCTGCTCGTGGACGCTTCGGAGGGCCCGCTCCCGCAGACGCGCTTCGTGCTCCGCAAGGCGCTCGAGGCGAAGCTCCCCGTCATCCTGCTCGTCAACAAGACCGACCGGCCCGACGCGCGCATCGCTGAGGTCGAGGAGGAGAGCCACGATCTGCTGCTCGGCCTCGCCTCCGACCTGCAGGACGACGTGCCAGACCTCGACGTGGACGCCCTGCTGGACGTCCCTGTCGTCTACGCGTCCGGCCGCGCCGGCGCCGCGTCGCGCAACCGTCCCGCCAACGGCGAGCTGCCCGACAACGACGACCTCGAGCCGCTGTTCGAGGCCATCCTCGAGCACGTGCCCGCGCCGTGGTACGACGACGACGCGCCGCTGCAGGCGTGGGTGACGAACCTTGACTCGAGCCCCTTCCTCGGCCGCCTCGCGCTGCTGCGCGTGTTCAACGGGAAGCTGAAGAAGGGCCAGACGGTGGCGTGGGTGCGCTCCGACGGCTCCACGAGCACCGCTCGCATCACCGAACTCCTGAAGACCCGCGCGCTCGAGCGCTATCCGGCGGAGGACGCCGGCCCCGGCGACATCGTCGCGATCGCGGGCTTCCCCGACATCACGATCGGCGAGACGATCGCCGACCCCGAGGACATCCGGCCGCTCCCGGCGATCACGGTCGACGACCCCGCCATCTCGATGACGATCGGCACGAACACGTCGCCGCTGGTCGGGAAGGTGAAGGGGCACAAGCTCACCGCGCGCATGGTGAAGGACCGTCTCGACCGCGAGCTCATCGGAAACGTCTCGCTCAAGGTCGTCGACATCGGTCGTCCCGACGCGTGGGAGGTGCAGGGCCGCGGCGAGCTGGCGCTGGCGATCCTCGTGGAGAACATGCGTCGCGAAGGCTTCGAGCTCACCGTCGGCAAGCCGCAGGTGGTCACGAAGAAGATCGACGGCAAGACCTACGAGCCCTTCGAGCACCTCACGATCGATGCGCCCGAGGAGTACCTCGGCGCCATCACGCAGCTGCTCGCCGCCCGCAAGGGCCGCATGGACAACATGACGAACCACGGCACCGGCTGGGTGCGGATGGAGTTCGTCGTCCCGTCGCGCGGCCTGATCGGGTTCCGCACCGAGTTCCTCACCACGACCCGCGGCACAGGCATCGCCAACGCGATCTCGCACGGCTACGAGCCGTGGGCGGGCCACATCGTCACGCGCCAGAACGGCTCGATCGTCGCCGACCGCTCGGGCGTCGTCACGCCGTTCGCGATCATCGCCCTGCAGGAGCGCATGTCGTTCTTCGTGCAGCCGGGCGACGAGGTCTACGAGGGCATGGTCATCGGCGAGAACTCGCGCGCGGACGACATGGACGTCAACATCACCAAGGAGAAGAAGCTCACCAACATGCGCTCCTCCACGGCCGACACGTTCGAGTCGATGACCCCGCCGCGCCAGCTCTCGCTCGAGGAGAGCCTGGAGTTCGCGCGCGAGGACGAGTGCGTCGAGGTGACGCCCGAGAAGGTGCGCATCCGCAAGGTCGTGCTCGACGCGACCGAGCGGGGCCGCGCGACCGCCCGGCTCAAGCGCCAGGACGCCAACGCCTGA